The Phenylobacterium soli nucleotide sequence AAGGCCCAGTTCATCCCTGCCAACCAGCCGGCCAGGGCGGCGAAGGCGACGGTCAGACCATAGAAGCCGGCGACGGCGCGAGGCGTCGCCGCACCCAGCCGCCGCGCGGTGGACTTCACCCCTGCCAAGGCGTCGTCCTCCAGGTCCTGAATGGCGTAGATCGTGTCATATCCGAGCGTCCAGAAGATGCCGGATGCATAGAGCGCCAGCGCAGGCCATCCGAGCTCGCCCCAGGCTCCCGG carries:
- a CDS encoding UbiA family prenyltransferase, yielding PGAWGELGWPALALYASGIFWTLGYDTIYAIQDLEDDALAGVKSTARRLGAATPRAVAGFYGLTVAFAALAGWLAGMNWAFYALLGLYAVRLFQQAWKVRMDQPILALKLFKSNAWAGLILFAAIVAGSFHAPP